In Paenibacillus kyungheensis, the following are encoded in one genomic region:
- a CDS encoding catalase translates to MTNNDHRLTTNQGAPVGDNQNSRTAGRRGPTLLEDYHLLEKIAHFDRERIPERVVHARGAGAHGVFRVDQSMKEYTKANFLQEVGTETPVFVRFSTVIHGVGSPETARDPRGFAVKFYTNEGNYDIVGNHLPVFFIRDAIKFPDMVHSLKPDPQTNLQTPARYWDFMTLTPESTHMMTWLFSDHGTPANYREMDGFSVHAFKWINAEGKVTYIKYKWESVQGVRTFSADDAEKQQGKDFNHATRDLFEHIEKGEFPEWTLKVQFIQPEHIDNYAFDPLDPTKVWPEDQFPFHTVGTMTLNRNPDNFFAEVEQSAFSPSALVPGIEPSEDKLLQGRLFSYPDTQRHRLGTNYLQIPINCPYAPVRNQQRDGQMNTKQDTSTYNYEPNSYTDGPTEDPHYRDSEVELEQGHVTRQKIAKTDDFAQAGEQYRSYNAQEKENLLQNLVNDLKEVKKDTQLLAICNFIRADREYGMRLAQGLGIDISEFMGQMRS, encoded by the coding sequence ATGACAAACAACGACCACCGTCTAACGACTAACCAGGGTGCACCTGTAGGGGACAATCAGAATTCCCGTACTGCAGGTCGTAGAGGACCTACTTTATTAGAAGATTATCATTTGCTAGAAAAAATCGCTCACTTTGACCGTGAACGTATTCCAGAACGTGTGGTTCATGCTCGTGGAGCAGGCGCTCATGGAGTATTTCGTGTCGATCAAAGTATGAAAGAATACACCAAAGCTAACTTTTTACAAGAAGTAGGCACAGAAACACCTGTTTTTGTCCGCTTTTCGACGGTTATTCATGGTGTAGGTTCACCAGAGACAGCACGCGATCCGCGCGGTTTTGCTGTTAAGTTTTATACGAATGAAGGCAACTACGATATCGTAGGTAACCATTTGCCTGTATTTTTTATCCGTGATGCGATCAAATTCCCGGATATGGTACATTCACTCAAACCTGATCCGCAGACCAATTTACAGACACCTGCACGTTATTGGGACTTTATGACACTCACTCCAGAATCTACGCATATGATGACCTGGTTATTTTCAGATCATGGCACACCGGCAAATTATCGTGAAATGGATGGATTCAGTGTTCATGCGTTCAAATGGATTAATGCTGAAGGTAAAGTCACTTATATCAAATACAAATGGGAAAGTGTACAAGGCGTGCGCACGTTCTCTGCTGATGATGCTGAAAAGCAACAAGGTAAAGACTTCAATCATGCGACACGTGATCTATTCGAGCATATCGAAAAAGGTGAATTCCCTGAATGGACATTGAAAGTCCAATTTATCCAACCCGAACATATAGACAATTATGCGTTTGATCCGTTAGATCCGACTAAAGTATGGCCAGAAGATCAATTTCCTTTCCATACGGTGGGCACAATGACACTCAATCGCAATCCAGATAACTTTTTTGCAGAAGTAGAGCAATCTGCGTTTTCACCAAGTGCTCTAGTGCCTGGTATTGAACCTTCTGAAGATAAATTGCTTCAAGGACGTCTATTCTCTTACCCAGATACACAACGTCACCGTCTAGGAACGAATTATTTACAAATTCCGATCAACTGTCCGTATGCGCCTGTTCGTAATCAACAACGAGATGGACAGATGAATACCAAGCAAGATACATCAACGTACAATTACGAGCCAAACAGCTATACCGATGGCCCTACAGAAGATCCGCATTATCGGGATTCTGAAGTGGAATTGGAACAAGGACATGTAACCCGTCAAAAAATAGCCAAAACCGATGATTTTGCTCAAGCTGGAGAACAATATCGTTCATATAATGCTCAAGAAAAAGAGAATTTATTGCAAAATTTGGTTAATGATTTAAAAGAGGTTAAAAAAGATACTCAATTGCTTGCGATCTGTAACTTTATCCGTGCTGACCGTGAATATGGTATGCGTCTAGCGCAAGGATTAGGGATCGATATCAGTGAATTTATGGGGCAAATGAGATCATAA
- a CDS encoding Fur family transcriptional regulator, translating to MKTINLTTQRKAVYEIVCEAADHPTAADVMNRLVERGHNFAYGTVYNSLRYLSDKDLIRELKLGEAASRYDGKMDDHQHIVCENCGAVDEVMTDAPVEWYAAVAEETGYDVHHAHVVFRGVCTECRNKSRK from the coding sequence ATGAAAACAATCAACTTGACGACACAGCGCAAAGCTGTATACGAAATCGTCTGCGAAGCTGCGGATCACCCGACTGCTGCTGATGTTATGAATCGGTTAGTAGAGCGTGGTCATAATTTTGCTTATGGAACCGTATATAACTCTTTACGATATTTATCAGATAAAGACTTGATTCGTGAATTGAAGTTAGGTGAAGCGGCAAGTCGCTATGACGGCAAAATGGATGATCACCAACACATTGTGTGTGAAAACTGTGGAGCTGTAGATGAAGTGATGACAGACGCACCTGTAGAATGGTATGCAGCCGTAGCCGAAGAAACGGGATATGATGTACACCATGCTCATGTCGTATTTAGAGGAGTGTGCACGGAATGTCGAAACAAATCACGAAAATAA
- a CDS encoding winged helix-turn-helix transcriptional regulator — MSKQITKIIDNDYHLGATDKLMNWSVAERNMRNTADLIAHSCPITRRVVIISPAPSRVHELTRTLSDSCFDVMVFHRWESNGAGAISADLFIFDLISSSGSQDIESAKLQFNEKNSHLPTLFLVREDMLSTGLNEWAEEELLVWPARPQEGLYHVERVIRAGSNRPAAPATGDTEHRTVFKDLWIDRKKMTVHRAQQRIELTKTEYDLLLMLIEGEGGVLSREDLMSEIWGTQFFGGSNVVDVHVKSLRKKIGDNASAPQYVETVRGVGYRLAD; from the coding sequence ATGTCGAAACAAATCACGAAAATAATTGATAATGATTATCATTTAGGTGCAACAGACAAATTAATGAACTGGTCTGTAGCTGAACGAAATATGCGTAATACAGCCGATCTGATTGCTCATTCTTGTCCGATTACAAGACGTGTCGTCATTATCAGTCCAGCACCGAGTCGTGTTCATGAACTAACTCGTACATTATCGGATAGCTGTTTTGATGTAATGGTATTTCATCGTTGGGAAAGTAATGGTGCAGGAGCGATCAGCGCCGATTTATTTATCTTTGATCTGATTTCTTCATCAGGTAGTCAAGATATCGAATCTGCTAAGTTGCAGTTTAATGAGAAAAATTCTCATTTACCAACTTTGTTCTTGGTACGTGAAGATATGTTGTCTACTGGTCTTAATGAATGGGCAGAAGAAGAATTATTAGTCTGGCCTGCACGTCCGCAAGAAGGATTGTATCATGTGGAACGTGTGATTCGTGCTGGAAGTAATCGTCCTGCGGCACCTGCAACAGGAGATACTGAACATCGTACTGTTTTCAAAGACCTATGGATCGATCGTAAAAAAATGACTGTTCATCGTGCTCAACAACGAATTGAATTGACCAAAACAGAGTATGACCTCTTATTAATGTTGATCGAAGGCGAAGGCGGAGTACTGTCTCGTGAAGATTTGATGAGCGAAATTTGGGGCACTCAATTTTTCGGTGGAAGTAATGTAGTTGATGTTCATGTGAAAAGTCTACGTAAAAAAATCGGTGATAATGCTTCTGCACCGCAATATGTAGAGACCGTGCGTGGTGTAGGTTACCGATTGGCAGATTAA